The Punica granatum isolate Tunisia-2019 chromosome 4, ASM765513v2, whole genome shotgun sequence genome has a window encoding:
- the LOC116205967 gene encoding glycine-rich protein-like, whose amino-acid sequence MSSRVFLLLGLLAAIVLLLASDAAARDLAETTSTEKNEENGVDDAKYSDGRGGYNGQYPGGGYGGGLAKGCRHGCCKKGKFKYAKCIKCCASAAEAAQMATEVKPQN is encoded by the exons ATGAGTTCCAGAGTTTTCCTTCTTCTCGGCCTTCTGGCAGCCATTGTCCTCCTCCTCGCGTCGGATGCGGCAGCTCGGGATTTGGCCGAGACAACCTCTACCGAAAAGAACGAAG AAAATGGAGTAGACGACGCCAAATACTCAGACGGCAGAGGAGGCTATAATGGTCAGTACCCGGGAGGTGGATATGGAGGAGGTCTTGCTAAGGGGTGCCGCCACGGCTGCTGTAAAAAAGGCAAGTTCAAGTACGCGAAGTGCATCAAGTGCTGCGCTTCTGCTGCTGAGGCTGCTCAGATGGCGACAGAGGTCAAGCCCCAGAACTAA
- the LOC116205966 gene encoding cold and drought-regulated protein CORA-like: MSSRVFLLLGLLAAIVFFVSEAAARDLAETTSTDKNDANGVNDAKYPGGGYGGYPGGGYPGGGHGGGYPGHGGGGRGHGGGGRGRGRCYYGCCGGGYHGGCRCCASAAEAAQMATEVKPQN, translated from the exons ATGAGTTCCAGAGTTTTCCTTCTTCTCGGCCTTCTGGCAGCCATTGTTTTCTTCGTGTCGGAGGCAGCAGCTCGGGATTTGGCGGAGACAACCTCCACCGATAAGAACGATG CTAATGGAGTAAACGACGCAAAGTACCCGGGAGGCGGATATGGTGGGTACCCGGGAGGTGGATATCCCGGAGGTGGACATGGGGGAGGATACCCTGGACATGGTGGTGGGGGACGTGGACATGGTGGTGGAGGACGCGGAAGGGGGCGGTGCTACTATGGCTGCTGTGGCGGTGGCTACCACGGGGGGTGCAGGTGCTGTGCTTCCGCTGCCGAGGCTGCTCAAATGGCGACAGAGGTCAAGCCCCAGAACTAA
- the LOC116205965 gene encoding uncharacterized protein LOC116205965 — protein sequence MQDPNMPIHEEIPNIKPRKKTSKQKNSLVQLQGVDSLGFHPEQGTPSLKPRYKAKPSKRNMKNEVSPLQQQQSERSTSDSLPDSSSSGNEYRALRRKYLLLEEESCASGNEIRGIENEVRTLEDEKFALLDHLVVLEGLIDPSELQPLETR from the coding sequence ATGCAAGACCCAAATATGCCAATCCATGAGGAAATTCCGAACATCAAGCCTCGGAAGAAAACctcaaaacaaaagaattcgTTGGTCCAGTTGCAAGGTGTTGATTCACTGGGCTTCCACCCTGAGCAGGGGACTCCATCTTTGAAGCCAAGATATAAGGCCAAGCCCTCGAAAAGGAATATGAAGAATGAAGTGTCTCCGCTGCAGCAACAGCAGTCAGAGAGATCGACTTCCGATTCATTGCCCGATTCCTCTTCGTCCGGAAATGAGTACAGGGCTCTCAGGCGGAAGTATCTGTTGCTGGAAGAAGAGAGCTGTGCCTCGGGTAATGAGATCAGAGGCATTGAAAATGAAGTGAGGACCCTCGAAGATGAGAAATTCGCACTCTTGGACCACCTTGTGGTGCTAGAAGGCTTGATTGATCCTTCAGAGTTGCAGCCTCTCGAGACACGGTGA
- the LOC116202756 gene encoding late embryogenesis abundant protein M17-like isoform X2, which yields MRFKVWSFLGVLFALLLVSSVVETATHNKEEKKSDVAEAKVPEEDAKTGGDCGSGGPGGGGCGSGGGEYAVAREPDQLENAKYGGGGGGGCRRGCCGWRGRQCYRCCGENEVATEANKPQKLEKAEYGGGGGGGCRRGCCGWHGRQCYRCCGENEVATEANKPQKLENAEYGGGGGGGCRRGCCGWHGRQCYRCCGENEVATEANKPQKLENAEYGGGGGGGCRRGCCGWHGRQCYRCCGENEVATEANKPQN from the exons ATGAGGTTCAAAGTTTGGTCTTTCCTGGGCGTCCTGTTCGCGCTTCTTCTCGTCTCGTCGGTTGTCGAAACCGCTACCCAtaacaaagaagagaaaaaat CGGATGTAGCAGAAGCGAAAGTCCCAGAGGAGGACGCGAAGACCGGAGGTGATTGTGGCAGTGGTGGGCCTGGTGGCGGTGGCTGCGGCAGCGGTGGTGGCG AGTATGCGGTGGCACGAGAACCGGACCAGCTTGAGAATGCTAAGTATGGTGGgggtggaggaggagggtgCAGGCGAGGCTGTTGTGGATGGCGTGGAAGACAATGCTATCGTTGCTGCGGGGAGAATGAGGTCGCGACCGAGGCCAATAAGCCGCAAAAGCTTGAGAAAGCTGAGTACGGCGGgggtggaggaggagggtgCAGGCGAGGCTGTTGTGGATGGCATGGAAGACAATGCTATCGTTGCTGCGGGGAGAATGAGGTCGCGACCGAGGCCAATAAGCCGCAAAAGCTTGAGAACGCTGAGTACGGCGGgggtggaggaggagggtgCAGGCGAGGCTGTTGTGGATGGCATGGAAGACAATGCTATCGTTGCTGCGGGGAGAATGAGGTCGCGACCGAGGCCAATAAGCCGCAAAAGCTTGAGAACGCTGAGTACGGTGGgggtggaggaggagggtgCAGGCGAGGCTGTTGTGGATGGCATGGAAGACAATGCTATCGTTGCTGCGGGGAGAATGAGGTCGCGACCGAGGCCAATAAGCCACAAAACTAG
- the LOC116205336 gene encoding protein IQ-DOMAIN 1 translates to MGLKGELVKSVFSRSRSGAQDRGNGRKSSVEKRRWSSVRSYLCGEELEFDSVIAEEDSASVKSSEATVTQPVTGDVNAGEGLEDAGITKEEILPQPQQQQQNSMSKLYNKEDAAVVIQTAFRRYLARRLDEAKKSTSGHRDDELPVEMGSPRKAESISTSIEVQTGNSIEVLSVRDEKLLVIGNRMQHKARTTQVMKSKEDWDHSTVNSNISRMRVQHRLEALTRRERALAYAFSQQLRVCSKKRQTKTSDGTEPDMGWSWLERWMATRESSIAAGPGNQRFIVGKRLLDLAGEEKESCGSNEVSVHFDSVSLTAAEDRDCSKPGINGNKSTKNMTNHKTSPGRQSRKVSKKDSRKNMGTGIDKKHKQKLTEGKNENECKDA, encoded by the exons ATGGGCCTTAAGGGAGAGCTGGTGAAGAGTGTCTTCTCGAGAAGCCGCTCGGGAGCTCAAGACAGAGGCAAT GGAAGGAAAAGTAGTGTTGAGAAGAGGAGATGGAGCTCCGTGAGATCCTACCTTTGTGGAGAGGAGTTGGAGTTCGACTCGGTGATAGCGGAGGAAGACTCTGCCTCTGTTAAGAGCTCCGAAGCGACCGTTACACAACCCGTAACAGGTGATGTTAATGCAGGAGAGGGCCTTGAAGATGCCGGAATAACAAAGGAGGAGATCCTGCCTCAGccgcagcagcagcagcagaattCTATGTCAAAGCTGTACAACAAAGAAGATGCAGCCGTCGTTATCCAGACTGCATTCCGTCGGTATCTG GCTCGGAGACTGGACGAAGCAAAGAAGTCGACCAGTGGACACAGGGATGATGAGCTTCCCGTGGAGATGGGAAGTCCAAGAAAGGCGGAGTCCATTAGCACATCAATCGAAGTACAGACGGGGAACTCTATCGAAGTCCTATCAGTTCGAGATGAAAAATTACTGGTTATAGGCAACCGGATGCAGCATAAGGCTCGAACTACTCAAGTCATGAAGTCAAAG GAAGACTGGGATCACAGCACAGTGAACAGCAACATATCAAGGATGAGAGTTCAGCACAGACTCGAAGCACTGACCCGGCGCGAGAGAGCTCTAGCATATGCGTTCTCACAACAG CTCAGGGTCTGTTCCAAGAAGAGGCAAACGAAAACATCCGATGGCACAGAACCGGACATGGGTTGGAGCTGGCTGGAGAGGTGGATGGCGACCCGCGAAAGCTCCATAGCTGCCGGTCCAGGCAATCAGAGATTCATAGTCGGGAAAAGATTGCTTGATCTGGCAggggaagaaaaggaaagctgCGGATCTAATGAAGTGTCTGTTCATTTTGATTCCGTTTCACTGACAGCAGCAGAAGATAGAGACTGCTCGAAACCAGGCATCAACGGGAATAAAAGCACCAAAAACATGACAAATCATAAAACCTCGCCGGGGCGACAATCTCGAAAG GTAAGCAAGAAAGATTCCCGAAAGAACATGGGAACCGGGATCGATAAGAAGCACAAGCAAAAGCTAACGGAAGGGAAGAATGAGAACGAATGCAAGGATGCATAA
- the LOC116202756 gene encoding late embryogenesis abundant protein M17-like isoform X1, with the protein MRFKVWSFLGVLFALLLVSSVVETATHNKEEKKSDVAEAKVPEEDAKTGGDCGSGGPGGGGCGSGGGGKYAVAREPDQLENAKYGGGGGGGCRRGCCGWRGRQCYRCCGENEVATEANKPQKLEKAEYGGGGGGGCRRGCCGWHGRQCYRCCGENEVATEANKPQKLENAEYGGGGGGGCRRGCCGWHGRQCYRCCGENEVATEANKPQKLENAEYGGGGGGGCRRGCCGWHGRQCYRCCGENEVATEANKPQN; encoded by the exons ATGAGGTTCAAAGTTTGGTCTTTCCTGGGCGTCCTGTTCGCGCTTCTTCTCGTCTCGTCGGTTGTCGAAACCGCTACCCAtaacaaagaagagaaaaaat CGGATGTAGCAGAAGCGAAAGTCCCAGAGGAGGACGCGAAGACCGGAGGTGATTGTGGCAGTGGTGGGCCTGGTGGCGGTGGCTGCGGCAGCGGTGGTGGCGGTA AGTATGCGGTGGCACGAGAACCGGACCAGCTTGAGAATGCTAAGTATGGTGGgggtggaggaggagggtgCAGGCGAGGCTGTTGTGGATGGCGTGGAAGACAATGCTATCGTTGCTGCGGGGAGAATGAGGTCGCGACCGAGGCCAATAAGCCGCAAAAGCTTGAGAAAGCTGAGTACGGCGGgggtggaggaggagggtgCAGGCGAGGCTGTTGTGGATGGCATGGAAGACAATGCTATCGTTGCTGCGGGGAGAATGAGGTCGCGACCGAGGCCAATAAGCCGCAAAAGCTTGAGAACGCTGAGTACGGCGGgggtggaggaggagggtgCAGGCGAGGCTGTTGTGGATGGCATGGAAGACAATGCTATCGTTGCTGCGGGGAGAATGAGGTCGCGACCGAGGCCAATAAGCCGCAAAAGCTTGAGAACGCTGAGTACGGTGGgggtggaggaggagggtgCAGGCGAGGCTGTTGTGGATGGCATGGAAGACAATGCTATCGTTGCTGCGGGGAGAATGAGGTCGCGACCGAGGCCAATAAGCCACAAAACTAG
- the LOC116203104 gene encoding glycine-rich protein-like, whose product MSSRVFLLLALLAAIVLFTSEAAARDLAETTSTDKNDVNDAKYPGGGYGGNPGRGGGGGGRGRGGGGRGRGRCYYGCCGGGYHGGCRCCASAAEAAQKATEVKPQN is encoded by the exons ATGAGCTCCAGAGTTTTCCTTCTTCTCGCCCTTCTGGCAGCCATTGTTCTCTTCACGTCGGAGGCAGCAGCTCGGGATTTGGCCGAGACAACCTCTACCGATAAGAACGATG TAAACGACGCCAAGTACCCGGGAGGTGGATATGGGGGAAACCCTGGTCGTGGTGGTGGGGGAGGTGGACGTGGACGTGGTGGTGGGGGACGCGGAAGGGGGCGGTGCTACTATGGCTGCTGTGGCGGTGGCTACCACGGGGGGTGCAGGTGCTGTGCTTCCGCTGCCGAGGCTGCTCAGAAGGCGACAGAGGTCAAGCCCCAGAACTAA
- the LOC116202756 gene encoding late embryogenesis abundant protein M17-like isoform X3, producing the protein MRFKVWSFLGVLFALLLVSSVVETATHNKEEKKSDVAEAKVPEEDAKTGGDCGSGGPGGGGCGSGGGGKYAVAREPDQLENAKYGGGGGGGCRRGCCGWRGRQCYRCCGENEVATEANKPQKLEKAEYGGGGGGGCRRGCCGWHGRQCYRCCGENEVATEANKPQKLENAEYGGGGGGGCRRGCCGWHGRQCYRCCGENEVATEANKPQN; encoded by the exons ATGAGGTTCAAAGTTTGGTCTTTCCTGGGCGTCCTGTTCGCGCTTCTTCTCGTCTCGTCGGTTGTCGAAACCGCTACCCAtaacaaagaagagaaaaaat CGGATGTAGCAGAAGCGAAAGTCCCAGAGGAGGACGCGAAGACCGGAGGTGATTGTGGCAGTGGTGGGCCTGGTGGCGGTGGCTGCGGCAGCGGTGGTGGCGGTA AGTATGCGGTGGCACGAGAACCGGACCAGCTTGAGAATGCTAAGTATGGTGGgggtggaggaggagggtgCAGGCGAGGCTGTTGTGGATGGCGTGGAAGACAATGCTATCGTTGCTGCGGGGAGAATGAGGTCGCGACCGAGGCCAATAAGCCGCAAAAGCTTGAGAAAGCTGAGTACGGCGGgggtggaggaggagggtgCAGGCGAGGCTGTTGTGGATGGCATGGAAGACAATGCTATCGTTGCTGCGGGGAGAATGAGGTCGCGACCGAGGCCAATAAGCCGCAAAAGCTTGAGAACGCTGAGTACGGCGGgggtggaggaggagggtgCAGGCGAGGCTGTTGTGGATGGCATGGAAGACAATGCTATCGTTGCTGCGGGGAGAATGAGGTCGCGACCGAG GCCAATAAGCCACAAAACTAG
- the LOC116203102 gene encoding rRNA 2'-O-methyltransferase fibrillarin-like, whose amino-acid sequence MSSRVFLLLGLLAAIVLLLASDTAARDLAETTSTEKNDANRVDDANDPFGYGGGGGGRGGGGRGGGGGGGGGGGGGRGGGGGRGGGGGGGGGRGGGGGRGGGGGGGGGRGRCHYGCCGGGYHRGCKCCASAAEAAQMATEVKPQN is encoded by the exons ATGAGTTCCAGAGTTTTCCTTCTTCTCGGCCTTCTGGCAGCCATTGTACTCCTCCTCGCGTCAGACACGGCAGCTCGGGATTTGGCCGAGACAACCTCTACCGAAAAGAACGATG CAAATAGAGTAGATGACGCCAACGACCCATTCGGATATGGAGGCGGGGGAGGCGGAcgtggtggtggtggcaggggaggcggaggtggtggtggtggtggtgggggAGGCGGACGGGGTGGTGGGGGAGGCAGAGGTGGTGGCGGTGGTGGGGGAGGCGGACGGGGTGGTGGGGGAGGcagaggtggtggtggtggtgggggAGGCGGACGTGGGCGGTGCCACTATGGCTGCTGTGGCGGTGGCTACCACAGGGGGTGCAAGTGCTGCGCTTCTGCTGCTGAGGCTGCTCAGATGGCGACAGAGGTCAAGCCCCAGAACTAA
- the LOC116205338 gene encoding eukaryotic translation initiation factor 1A, producing the protein MPKNKGKGGKNRKRGKNEADDEKRELVFKEDGQEYAQVLRMLGNGRCEAMCIDGTKRLCHIRGKMHKKVWIAAGDIILVGLRDYQDDKADVILKYMPDEARLLKAYGELPENTRLNEGIAGGLDEEDEGPNDDYVEFEDEDIDKI; encoded by the coding sequence ATGCCGAAGAACAAGGGTAAGGGAGGAAAGAACAGGAAGAGAGGAAAGAACGAAGCCGATGACGAAAAGCGTGAGCTCGTCTTCAAGGAAGACGGGCAGGAGTATGCCCAGGTCCTTCGTATGCTCGGAAATGGGCGCTGTGAAGCCATGTGCATTGACGGCACCAAGCGTCTCTGCCACATCCGAGGGAAGATGCACAAGAAGGTTTGGATTGCTGCCGGGGATATCATCCTTGTTGGCCTCCGTGACTATCAGGACGACAAGGCTGATGTGATCCTCAAGTACATGCCCGATGAGGCCAGGCTTCTCAAGGCATATGGGGAGCTGCCCGAGAACACACGTCTCAATGAGGGTATTGCTGGCGGTCTCGACGAGGAGGATGAAGGGCCCAACGACGACTACGTTGAGTTCGAGGACGAAGATATTGATAAGATCTAA